DNA sequence from the Acidobacteriota bacterium genome:
GCAAACGACGTCAGCGGATCACTTCGAGCTCTACGTCAAGACTCAACCGCTGCCAGACCCGGTCGGCTGTCAAGACAGGCTCGCTCCTCACGAGTGCCAAGGCAAGACAGGCACGATCGCCAAGCGAGAGGCCGAACTCCCTCGTCGAGCGGCGGAGTTCGCCCGCCAGGTCGGCCTGCTCCGCCGAAAACTCCTCGAGGCGGAGGCCAAGGGCGCAGAGCTCAAAGCGAAGATCCGAAGGGCCTCCACCGCCGCCATTCGTCGCGTCACCTCGAACCCGTGAGACCACCTCCGCCCAGTTGACCGTGGACATGACCGCATCGCCGAGAGCATCGGCCACAAACTCGGCTCCAGGCTCGGAATGCACAAAGGCCAGGACTGCGGAGGAGTCCAGTACAACGCTCAGGACGTCTCATCCTCCAAGCGAGCTTCCCGACGGCGATCCGCGATGAGCTCGTCCACCACGTTGCGGCCTGGCAGGCCGAACCGTTCCCGTATGCGCCGAACCACCGACTCTCTGCTCTCCACCACCAGCCGACCTTCCTGCACGCGGACGACCAGCGGGTCGCCAGGCTTGAAGCCCAGGGCCTCGCGTAGCGGCGAAGGTACGACCAGTCGGCCCTGTGCACCAAAGCGGACACTGACAGGTGTGGTTCCGTCGGACATGAGGGCTAAAGTATGCCACATGCGCCCATGACTGGCACACCCTGTTCATCGCACCATCTCCAGATCGGTTGTTTCGTCGGCCCGGTCGGCTTCGATAGCCTCGGCCGAAATGGCCAAGGTACTCCAGATCCAACACGCGACGGTCGTCGTTGACGACCTGGAGAAGGCCTGCACCTTCTACGAGCACGAACTCGGACTCGAACCGCTGCCGACGTTCAACCTCGACTTCCCGGCCCAGTTCTTCAAGATCAACGAGGAACAGCAGCTTCACGTCACGGAGTGGGAGGATCAGGCGTCGTTCCGCGGCCACCTTTGCCTGCAGGTGGACGACTTCGACTCGATCTTCTTCCGGATGCGCGAGCTCGGCGCGATCGACACGTCACCCTGGGGCAAGGTGCGGCGCCTGCCGGACGGCGCGATGCAGATGTTCATCCGCGACCCGGCGGGCAACCTGATCGAGATCTCCTGCCCGAGCGAGGTCGCCGTCGACGAGACGATCTTCAGGGACGATCTGGTCGACGCGGAGGGCCGGCTCTACGAGTCGAAGCGGGACGACCCGCGCGGGCTGCACACCGAGGACGCGACGCTCTACCACGGGCGGTAGCGGCGCCGATCGGTCGCTGGGATGGACCAGCGGACTCCTGATGAGCGAATCCGCTAGCTAGAACTCGAGTCCGAAGCGGATCATGACCCGCCGCGGGAAGAGGTAACCACTCGGCACGAACTCTTCGTCCGCGGGTACCTGGAGAGTCTCCCACCAGTCGTAGGTGTCTTCGTTGAAGACGTTCAGCAGCTGGAGATCCAGCTTGAGCTGGACCTGGCCGACGTCGAAGCGGCGGCCGAAGGAAAGATCGAAGTTGTTCTGGTCCGGCAACCGAGTGTCGTCACTGGCCGGCACGGCGATGATCCTCTGGCCACCCTGAGCAAGCGGCGCAGCCGAACCCCGGCCACCGATCACCAGTTGGCGACTGTACGGCTTGCCCGTCATGAAGCTGTAGGTCGCGCTGCCCTGGATCTTCCACGGAAGCTCGAAGCTGCCCTGGAATTGGGCCACGTGCTCTCGGTCGTTCTGCAGGGCCTGGTCGGCATTGATCCAGTTGTTCGGGTCGCGGCCGTCGGTCGAGGTGTAGAAGGGGTTTCCCTGGGATTGCAGCAAGGGGCGCGGAATGAAACCGCTCGAGTCGGACCAGGTGTACGAGGATTGGAAGCTCCAACCGTCGCTGTAGCGCCTGTTGAAGGAGAGGACCACGCCCTCGTACTGCTGGTTGTAGCTCCTTCCTGGCGCCTTGGAGCCAGGGCCCGGCCCATTACCCTTGCGCGTGGTGGGCTGCTCGATGACGCTGAACAACTGCTCCGTTTCGCCACTGAACGGGTTCGTCCACGGCACATTCTCGTAGACACCGTCGTCCAGGATCTCCCAGCCGATCAGGTTCTTCGCTTCCTTGTAGACGCCCTGAATCCCGAAGGTGTAGTTGTCGCCAAAGCGCCGCTCCCAGCCCAGCGTGAACTGATCGGTTTCGGGCGCCTTGATATCGGGATGGAACAGGTTTCCGTGGTACTCGAAGCTGGACGAGTACGACCATGGGCCGTCCAGCGACGGCCCGAACTCGGTGACGTAGACCGGCGGATTCGGTGGCGGTGCGTACCAGTTTCCGGTCACGTCGGCGTCGAAGAACTTGCCGTAGAAGGCGCGGAAGACTTGCCGGTCGCCGATCTGGTACGCCATGCCGATGCGAGGCGAAATCAGTGACCAGTCGATCACGTCCTGGACCCCGGGGATGATCTCGGAGGTGGGGCTCCAGTCCTGGTTCAGGATCGGGTAGTCCGGAATCTCGCCGTTGTGCTGGTCGTACCGCACTCCGACGTTGAGCGTCAGATTCGAGTTCACCTGCCAGGAGTCGTCGACGAAGGCCGAGACCACCGCCGTCTCGGCGCCGTAGTAGAACGGCCGGGCGGTAACCCGGTAGTAGTACGGGTAGCCCGGGTAGTACTCGTAGCGGTAGAAGTAGACGCCATTCGGCCCGCCGCCCGTCCGCGTATCGCCGTGGCCGGTACCGTAGGAGATGCCGAACTTGAAGTCGTGGTCGCCGCCCAGGAGGTCGTCGGCGTGGTGCGAGAGCTTGACGTCCAACTGGTCCCGGCCGAGCAGCCAAATGTAGGTGTAACCGGGACTGCCGCTGGACTGAGGCGGACCGCCGTCGGCCGGCGAGTAGTCCGTATAGGGATCGGCGGTGCTCCCCGTTGCCGAGAGCAGGTTGTCGTCGCTGCTGTAGCCGGTGTACATGACCTCGAGGTAGTCGTTCGGAGTCAGGACCGACTGGAACTGAAGGCCCCACGCCGGATTGTTGCCGTACTCGGTCGCGATCGCGTCCGGCGTCGTATTGGGTGCCGCGAAGACGAAGTCGTAGTCCTCGAAGTGGTACTTCGCCTCCATCAGGTTGCTGTCGTTGAACGCCGCGTTGATCTTGATGTCGGAGCGCACCGTCGGATAGGCAGTCGGGAAGGACGGGTCGACGCCCGGATCGGCGTACGCGTCATCCGTGGTCTGAATGGAGGCAAAGAACCACGCCTTGTCCCGGGCCAACGGACCGCCGAGAGTGCCCGTCAGGTCATCGAACTCCTCCCGATGGAACGGGAGGCCGTCGATCTCGGCGTTCTCTTCCGTGAGACCGTCGTTCATGTGGAACCAGTCGACCGTGCCGGCGAACTCGTTCGTACCGGACTTGGTCACGATGTTGATCGCCGCCCCCGACATGCTGCCGTACTCCGCCGGAGCGCCGATCCCCAGCACCTGCACCTCCTCGATGATCGCCGGGTTCGTCCACCAGAAGGCGCGGCCGGTGTCCGAGGAAGTCGTGTCCAGGCCGTCGATACGCCAGGAGTTCGAGGCCACGCTCGAACCGAAGGCGCTCAACGACGTGCTGCCCTCGGAGGCCTGGCTGATCCCGGGCGACACCGCGACCAGATCCCAGAAGTTCCGGTCGGTCGGCAGATCGTCGATGAAGTCCGCGGTGAAGCTGGTGCCGACGCTGGAGCTCGTCACGTCGAGGATAGGCGACGCGGTGACCGTCACCTCCTCCTCCACGGCCTCCAGTGACAGCGGGATCTCCAGGTTGACCGTCGCGGCGATGCTGACCCGAACGTCCTCGACCCGGTGGTTCCGGAAACCGTCGAGGGCCGCGGTCACAACATAGTCGTCGACCTGGAGCGACGAGATGACGAAGTTCCCGCCGACGCCGGTGATCGTGGTTCGCGACACGCCGCGATCCTCGATCGTCGCCGTCACCATAACGCCCGGCAGGCCGTCGCCGTTGGCGTCGCGGACCTGGCCGCGGATGTCGCCCGTGGTCTGCGCGGCGGCGGAGGCCGCGACGGTCAGGGCGAAGGCAGAGGTCGCAAGGATGCGGAGGGCTCGTTCGTTCGGTGATGCCATGGGATCTCCCGCCGTTCGGTCGAGTTGAAGGGGGCGAAACCGGGATGATAGCCGAGCGCCGCCCGTGCAAGGCCTAGAACGGGAAGATGAGCGGCACCATCCAGACGATCACCGCGAGAAGAACCACCGTTAGCGGCGTGCCGACCCGCAGATAGTCCATGCTGCGATAGCCGCCGGCGCCCATGACCAGCAGGTTCGCCTTGTGGCTGAACGGCGTCATAAACGCCGCCGACGCCGCCAAGGCCACGCC
Encoded proteins:
- a CDS encoding type II toxin-antitoxin system VapC family toxin; this translates as MSVVLDSSAVLAFVHSEPGAEFVADALGDAVMSTVNWAEVVSRVRGDATNGGGGGPSDLRFELCALGLRLEEFSAEQADLAGELRRSTREFGLSLGDRACLALALVRSEPVLTADRVWQRLSLDVELEVIR
- a CDS encoding AbrB/MazE/SpoVT family DNA-binding domain-containing protein, which produces MSDGTTPVSVRFGAQGRLVVPSPLREALGFKPGDPLVVRVQEGRLVVESRESVVRRIRERFGLPGRNVVDELIADRRREARLEDETS
- a CDS encoding VOC family protein, translated to MAKVLQIQHATVVVDDLEKACTFYEHELGLEPLPTFNLDFPAQFFKINEEQQLHVTEWEDQASFRGHLCLQVDDFDSIFFRMRELGAIDTSPWGKVRRLPDGAMQMFIRDPAGNLIEISCPSEVAVDETIFRDDLVDAEGRLYESKRDDPRGLHTEDATLYHGR
- a CDS encoding TonB-dependent receptor → MASPNERALRILATSAFALTVAASAAAQTTGDIRGQVRDANGDGLPGVMVTATIEDRGVSRTTITGVGGNFVISSLQVDDYVVTAALDGFRNHRVEDVRVSIAATVNLEIPLSLEAVEEEVTVTASPILDVTSSSVGTSFTADFIDDLPTDRNFWDLVAVSPGISQASEGSTSLSAFGSSVASNSWRIDGLDTTSSDTGRAFWWTNPAIIEEVQVLGIGAPAEYGSMSGAAINIVTKSGTNEFAGTVDWFHMNDGLTEENAEIDGLPFHREEFDDLTGTLGGPLARDKAWFFASIQTTDDAYADPGVDPSFPTAYPTVRSDIKINAAFNDSNLMEAKYHFEDYDFVFAAPNTTPDAIATEYGNNPAWGLQFQSVLTPNDYLEVMYTGYSSDDNLLSATGSTADPYTDYSPADGGPPQSSGSPGYTYIWLLGRDQLDVKLSHHADDLLGGDHDFKFGISYGTGHGDTRTGGGPNGVYFYRYEYYPGYPYYYRVTARPFYYGAETAVVSAFVDDSWQVNSNLTLNVGVRYDQHNGEIPDYPILNQDWSPTSEIIPGVQDVIDWSLISPRIGMAYQIGDRQVFRAFYGKFFDADVTGNWYAPPPNPPVYVTEFGPSLDGPWSYSSSFEYHGNLFHPDIKAPETDQFTLGWERRFGDNYTFGIQGVYKEAKNLIGWEILDDGVYENVPWTNPFSGETEQLFSVIEQPTTRKGNGPGPGSKAPGRSYNQQYEGVVLSFNRRYSDGWSFQSSYTWSDSSGFIPRPLLQSQGNPFYTSTDGRDPNNWINADQALQNDREHVAQFQGSFELPWKIQGSATYSFMTGKPYSRQLVIGGRGSAAPLAQGGQRIIAVPASDDTRLPDQNNFDLSFGRRFDVGQVQLKLDLQLLNVFNEDTYDWWETLQVPADEEFVPSGYLFPRRVMIRFGLEF